Proteins encoded together in one Oreochromis aureus strain Israel breed Guangdong linkage group 23, ZZ_aureus, whole genome shotgun sequence window:
- the LOC120436296 gene encoding arachidonate 12-lipoxygenase, 12R-type-like translates to MVEYEVTVFTGKLDLASTFDDVYIKLVGSDESPRTQIPRKWIPSLKDTESHLSISCPKSLGKLVLVELQKQNRFFEDSWHPAKVEVKSPEGHTYHFPVYHWITDNEVHYIREGTALTVFEDKCSVDGYSREEEI, encoded by the exons ATGGTTGAGTATGAAGTGACCGTGTTCACTGGCAAACTGGACTTGGCCTCTACGTTTGACGATGTCTACATTAAACTGGTCGGCTCAGACGAGAGCCCCCGAACGCAAATCCCAAGGAAGTGGATACCATCTCTCAAAGACACA GAGTCACACTTAAGTATATCCTGCCCAAAATCCCTTGGAAAGCTGGTGCTGGTAGAGTTACAGAAACAGAACAGGTTTTTTGAAGACTCTTGGCATCCTGCTAAGGTAGAAGTGAAATCCCCTGAGGGACACACCTACCACTTTCCCGTCTACCATTGGATCACTGACAATGAGGTGCACTACATCAGAGAGGGCACAG cTCTCACAGTCTTTGAAGACAAATGTTCTGTTGACGGGTACAGTCGGGAGGAGGAgatt
- the LOC120436295 gene encoding polyunsaturated fatty acid lipoxygenase ALOX15B-like: QQKVYCWDVYEEGIPHCLKADGLTSLPYDICFSFTKYAEITYTATTGLIELELIQIAECKKNFTCIEDISRLSHVHQSVTSDYVQKHWKDDAFFGYQFLNGVNPILIRRCTALPDNFGVTDEMVFSNGQHNLAEEMKKGNIFLCDYKLLDGVQANTINGKQQFLMAPLVLLQKTNDDKLMPIAIQLKQKPAEDNPIFLPTDSEYDWLLAKIFVRSANFNLYELNAHLLRTHLLAEVFAMSVFRNLPMVHPLYKLLIPHTRYTLNINFLARKLLISKNGFFSQFTASGGEGVFTILKKSLSSLTYSSLCIPDDIAERGLKDVPNFHYRDDGLKLWDIIHRFVKGTLSFYYKTDVEVEQDSELQAWIKDIFQYGFLSLESTGIPQKFTTVDEMVKFVTMVIFTCSAQHSAVNSGQYDFGAWMPNSPTSLQLPPPTKKGIATEKTMLDCFPSVNTTVHGLAVMWLLSKQSSDRVLIGQYPEMRFTEEFPLQKIKEFQEELKKLSADIKTRNSSLDLPYIYLDPDVVENSVSL, from the exons caacaaaaagttTATTG CTGGGATGTGTATGAAGAAGGAATTCCCCACTGCCTGAAGGCAGATGGTCTTACATCTCTGCCCTATGACATCTGCTTCTCTTTCACTAAGTATGCAGAGATAACCTACACTGCAACCACAGG ATTGATAGAACTGGAACTGATACAAATAGCAGAGTGTAAGAAAAATTTTACTTGCATAGAGGATATTAGCCGCCTGTCACATGTGCATCAATCAGTCACGTCAG ATTATGTTCAGAAACATTGGAAGGACGATGCTTTCTTTGGCTACCAGTTTCTAAATGGCGTCAACCCCATATTGATCCGACGCTGTACAGCACTGCCAGACAACTTTGGTGTCACTGATGAAATGGTTTTTTCCAATGGTCAACATAATTTGGCAGAGGAAATGAAG AAGGGCAACATCTTCCTGTGTGACTACAAGCTTTTGGATGGAGTGCAGGCAAACACCATCAATGGGAAGCAACAGTTCTTGATGGCTCCACTTGTTCTGCTCCAGAAAACTAATGATGATAAGCTGATGCCGATTGCTATTCAg CTGAAGCAGAAACCAGCAGAGGACAACCCGATCTTTCTTCCTACTGATTCAGAATACGACTGGTTGTTGGCCAAGATCTTTGTGAGAAGTGCAAACTTCAACCTTTATGAACTTAATGCTCACCTGCTGCGCACTCACCTGCTGGCTGAGGTTTTTGCAATGTCAGTGTTCCGTAACTTGCCCATGGTTCACCCTCTGTACAAG CTCCTCATACCTCACACTCGCTACACTCTAAACATCAACTTCTTAGCTCGGAAACTGCTAATATCTAAGAATGGATTTTTCAGTCAG TTTACAGCTTCTGGTGGAGAGGGTGTTTTCACAATCCTGAAGAAATCGCTGTCCTCGCTGACCTACAGCTCCCTCTGTATCCCCGATGATATTGCAGAGCGTGGGCTGAAAGATGTGCCAAACTTCCACTACAGGGATGATGGACTGAAGCTCTGGGACATCATACACAG atTTGTGAAGGGCACACTCAGCTTCTACTACAAGACTGACGTTGAGGTCGAGCAAGACTCTGAACTGCAGGCCTGGATTAAGGACATTTTTCAATATGGATTCCTTTCACTAGAGAGCACTG GAATTCCACAAAAATTCACCACTGTGGATGAGATGGTCAAGTTTGTCACCATGGTGATCTTCACTTGCTCTGCTCAGCACTCAGCTGTCAACTCTGGACAG TATGATTTTGGTGCCTGGATGCCCAACAGTCCTACCTCCTTGCAGCTTCCTCCACCAACAAAAAAGGGGATAGCAACTGAGAAAACAATGCTGGACTGCTTCCCCAGTGTTAACACAACAGTGCATGGCTTGGCTGTGATGTGGCTACTCAGCAAGCAGTCCTCTGACCGT GTCCTTATTGGCCAGTACCCAGAGATGCGTTTCACTGAGGAGTTTCCTCTCCAGAAGATAAAGGAATTTCAGGAAGAGCTCAAAAAGCTGAGTGCAGACATCAAGACCAGAAACTCAAGTTTGGACCTGCCATATATATACTTGGATCCAGATGTGGTCGAAAACAGTGTGTCCCTGTGA